The proteins below are encoded in one region of Lactuca sativa cultivar Salinas chromosome 3, Lsat_Salinas_v11, whole genome shotgun sequence:
- the LOC111905225 gene encoding probable peroxidase 26, giving the protein MMREGCVFLSLVVLLTLCGVKVAAVGLPSESAPLIRHYYKVHNTCANVEPFVRQQVKAFMEKDKTIAPKVVKLLYADCMVNGCDASILLDGPNTEKTSPKNRGLAAFAFIDIVKKVIEQRCPRAVSCADILNIVARDAIYFSGGPSYPVFLGRRDGLKSDAAWVDLPSPSISWESALAYFTSKGLNVQDMATLLGGHMMGRTRCSSILDRLYDFNKTGKADPTMEPTTLSYLQKQCPKKVKLGQPNPLINLNPENPTHKFTNSYYKRALANKAVLGVDQQLRYGGDTYELTDQYANSLADFKGEFAFSMSRMGGLKVLTGSSGQIRKDCRVVNK; this is encoded by the exons ATGATGAGAGAAGGGTGTGTTTTTCTTTCCTTGGTGGTTCTCCTAACGCTCTGCGGTGTCAAAGTGGCAGCAGTCGGACTGCCGTCAGAGTCGGCGCCGCTGATCCGCCATTACTATAAGGTCCATAATACATGTGCTAATGTCGAGCCGTTTGTTCGACAACAAGTGAAGGCTTTCATGGAGAAAGACAAGACCATAGCACCGAAAGTCGTGAAGTTGTTATATGCTGACTGCATGGTTAAT GGGTGTGATGCGTCGATTTTGTTGGATGGCCCAAACACAGAGAAAACATCGCCAAAGAACCGAGGCCTAGCAGCATTTGCGTTTATTGATATAGTGAAGAAAGTTATCGAGCAAAGGTGCCCCAGAGCAGTCTCATGTGCCGATATTCTCAACATCGTAGCTAGAGATGCCATTTATTTT TCAGGAGGACCATCATACCCAGTTTTCCTTGGAAGAAGGGACGGACTGAAATCGGATGCTGCGTGGGTTGACCTCCCTTCACCTTCTATCTCATGGGAATCGGCTCTAGCCTACTTTACATCTAAAGGTCTAAATGTGCAAGACATGGCTACACTCCTAG GAGGACATATGATGGGTAGAACTCGTTGCAGCAGCATCTTAGACCGACTATACGATTTCAACAAAACCGGGAAAGCGGACCCCACCATGGAACCAACAACATTAAGCTACTTGCAGAAGCAATGTCCGAAGAAGGTGAAATTGGGACAACCCAACCCCTTGATAAACCTGAACCCAGAGAACCCGACACATAAGTTCACCAACTCCTACTACAAAAGAGCGTTGGCAAATAAAGCCGTATTAGGTGTGGACCAACAGTTGCGCTATGGTGGTGACACATATGAACTAACCGATCAATATGCTAATAGTCTTGCAGACTTCAAGGGCGAATTTGCTTTTTCTATGAGCAGGATGGGTGGGCTCAAGGTTCTCACTGGATCCAGTGGTCAGATCCGAAAGGATTGTCGTGTCGTTAATAAGTAG